The genomic DNA CGTTGGGCTTAGTCGGGTCCCCTGAACCTGCAGCGTTCCCGGGGTGGACAGAGCTCACTCCCCAAAACCCTTTCTGAGGTGGCAGCTTCAACCTGGCTCAGTCACTCCCCACTTAGActggctgcctgatggggtcCCCGGCTACCATAATCAAGGCTCTTGGGTGTCTCTTACTGGAGGAAATCTCAACCCATCCTGCACTGCCTTGCCTGACAGGGCAGTCCAGATTCCTCTAGGTGTGTCTTCAGGGGGAAGAATTGGCACATTTGTGCAGACTAGCACTTGTAATTAGGCCGTGTCCTGGTCCCCCAGTAGCTCACTACTAGAACTCAGCCTGTCCCTACAGATGCCCTGGTTCAGATTCCAGGCTCCCCTGACCTGTGTCTCCCACACATGTGCAGTATGTACTCTGTTAGCTGGCCTTTGGCTCTTGGGGCCTGTTAGGCTCAGGCTGGTCCCGCAAAGCTGCATAGACTCCAGAGGGGACAGTGCCCAGTGCCCCCAAATCTTCCTGAGGGCAGCTTTAAACTGGGGACTACCAGTCACTGTTGGGACTGACTGCCTGATCGTGGCCTGGGCTGACCAGTAAGCAAGTCTCTCAGTAGCTTTGAACAggtagctttttgttttttttaagaacatcttaaatttttaatcctttctataCAGGTTACCTAGACCATgtctgattaagaaaactgtagaaagttagtACCTGCCACAAGCAAACGCCAGGCGGCGGCACGTGTCGATTTTCCGCAGAGTCCTGCTTTGCGGGGTCTCCGCTCACACTCCCTGGAATCCGTTGCGGCAGAGTAGTCCACAGGTCGCTTCTCCCCGTATTTCTTTGGAACCTCTTCAGCgttcttacataattttttacGGTCCTTAGAGTATTCTTCAGCTAGGTCAGCCCGGAGTGGGTCCTCGGGCTGGGGATCGTTCACCCGTGCTGTGAGGGACTGGATTACTTGGCCGGTTCTGGttgctggcttccagttttcagcaCTAATTCCTGGCAGACAGACCTGCCCATTTTCATCGATGTTTGGGTGacagatctttgttttaaatgtgatcttCAGTGGTTTGAGTGGGTACTCTCCTGGAAAGTTGATTTCCATTCTGAAAGCCCCCTTATCATATGGAGGGTTGTCAGGAACAAAGAGCCCTCGccaagtcaataaattagcttcatcaacctggatgttatggaagtctttcattccacatttgtggatttcttcaagctccttcatcagcctcctgctggccacTATCTTGGCTCTGGAGGGGCTTGAGCAGGCAGCtattttatctactctactgCCTGTTTTACATAAGCTAAACTTTCCCTGTTTGTTACCATCTTGGATCCCAGGTTTCTTCAACTGCATGATCATGAtcacacctgggctctttccttactctggctattatgaacattgcTGCTCTAACCACTGGGGGCATGTGCCCctggaatcactatgtttgtatcctttgtatAAACACCTACTAGTGCAATCCTGGCatttgg from Neomonachus schauinslandi unplaced genomic scaffold, ASM220157v2 HiC_scaffold_3726, whole genome shotgun sequence includes the following:
- the LOC110584390 gene encoding ubiquitin-conjugating enzyme E2 L3-like, translating into MKELEEIHKCGMKDFHNIQVDEANLLTWRGLFVPDNPPYDKGAFRMEINFPGEYPLKPLKITFKTKICHPNIDENGQVCLPGISAENWKPATRTGQVIQSLTARVNDPQPEDPLRADLAEEYSKDRKKLCKNAEEVPKKYGEKRPVDYSAATDSRECERRPRKAGLCGKSTRAAAWRLLVA